One Scophthalmus maximus strain ysfricsl-2021 chromosome 7, ASM2237912v1, whole genome shotgun sequence genomic window, AAATGTTGAGTTCCCTCGCCAGCGATATGCTAAAGATAACATGACTCTCACAGACGGAAACATTATacctaacaaacaaaccagcatACTTAATTTTACGCCATCCATAATTTAGAGGTGTAGGAGTCTTTAATGTTTGGCTGTGACTCGAGTTTTACACTTGCAGCTGTAAACCCCTTACAGAGACATGGGCAGGCGGTAAATCAGTGTTCCTACTCACAGATGATTCTCCCCAAGTAAAAGGCTTTCTTGTCGTCTGGGAAAATCTCCGTACAGGCTCCATGCCATTCAGATGGCAGCGCACACGTGAACATCAGGCTCCTCATGGTGTGCATTATAGATCAtggcagagagaagagcagaagTGACAGCCGAGGTATAAGAGAGGAGGCCCGATTCAGGGCATGGCGTCAGATGCTGCGTGGTGTCACCCTGCCACCTGCTGGCGGAGTCTGAAACATCCTTGGAGGCTGACCTTCAAGTCATGCTCATTTGTCACAGGGATAACAGTTGTGAACGCTTTCACAGATGGCACTTAATATGGACATCTGGGCCAATATTTTTCTATACCCTTGATGATTAAGCTTCCAATTATTAAACAAATTTTGCCGTGGATTCTGTTCAGTCTGTTTAGTCTTCAGTGTGAAACATCTTTACTCATTATTTAACGGAGCCAATCATCGGTGTAATAGGGTGATTCATGTGCAACATTGACCGCAGATTTCCACCTGTCTCCCTCTGCAGAATCACGAGTTTGTGGACGAGCAGACATTTCAGGCCAACTGCGTGGAGATCTCTGTGGTGAACAAGTCGGGCTCCCGCGCCTCCTCGCTGTCTTCGTCTCCGCGCGGCCTCAGCTCGTGCTGCTCCCGGCGCCACAGGAAGAAGAGCAGCTTCAGCCTGCCAAGCACAAACAACCAGGAGCTCAGCACCATACAGATAAGAGAGAGGCCAGTTGTCAACAGGTAGTCGGTCTGTTTTGCACTTCTTTCATCTCATTCTCACATATGCATGTAGTGTAAGCAACTGTTCCTGTAAGATAAAATAAACTTTGTTGATTCCATGCAGGGgaattaaagggaaaaaaggaaacagcatTTAAATGGCCCGTTCGCTTAATTATATGGAAAATCCTGTTTCTGCAGAAATACTTTCTGATGTATCTGCGAATAGGTTTAGAAACGCTGGGGAAACGGAAAAACAACATGTCCTTCCAGAGACGGTGTTCCTGTTACTCTGGACAATCCACAGAACTGTGATGATTTCCAGTGAAACTACTTTCTACTGTGAAAACTGTTGACAGCTTGTTCTTTGGATTATCCAGAGCAACAAGGGCACTGAAGCTACAAAGAGGAGCGGCTGTGGAATGTAATCTTTTTACAAGCAGCACAAATGGAATTCCATCCACCTCCAGCTAGAATTATTAAAGCTGAAAATCGAGGAAGAAAAGGGGGCAAATAAAACCTAAACTAGCTGCATTTCTTGAGACCACAATGTGTAAGtgagaaaatgtattgtttcatAAATTGGGTGAACTGATACCAATTAATGTTGGTGTGAAAATGTTCATACACGGGTGACATTACAAATTCTTTTTCATGAGATTCCTAACCATTATACAAAATGATCATAATTCTGTCTGTGTTGTCACATGCAGCAAGTgagaacatactgtaaacacacaaaaagaaattgtatgtgttcatgcatgtgcgtccaaaaaaaaaatgattatgaaaatGTAGAGAATATACTGTGGTCCACACTGAAAATTGAGATGCACCTTGATGAGCAGTTGAGTCAGTTTTCTTTGATGTATCCCTCTGTGCAAAgaatgtggctgtttttttttaaagaatagcTTTTATAGAGTCtaagcatgtacagtataaaagGACTCAGGTGATGCAGGCTTTGTGTAATACATTCACAAGGTCAggcctctcaccctctttcatcctgtgttttcttttacagccGCTCCAGCCTGAATGCCAAACTCGATGGGACTGTGCCCTTGAAATGTGACGAACCTTACATCACTCCCTCCATGGTCCGCCTATCTGCCCCGGTGGTGACCTCATCAGACAGGGACGGCTCCACAACCACCTCCGCATACTCTCAGAGCAACATTGTCCGAGTATCTGCCTTGTAGATGTCATGCTTATCTCATCAGCTAACTGGTTTCAAGAAGCACCAGATGCTGAGGAGAGGGACCACCGAGCATCAACCTGCCATAATCTAGAGGGATTATAAGATTAGTTGaggtctgggttttttttgaagtAGTGATCTCATCTGATGTGTAAAAGCTGCATGGTATTAAAATGATGTGGACGGCTGCCTTGGAATAAAAGCGACCAGCAGATCTTGCTGCATTAagcacagaagagcaaagaagtGTTTGGGATTGCGTGGTTATCGTTGTTGCCTAAACatactgaggaaaaaaaacctttatttttgaaaatgtaatgtagGTGTATTTGTTGTCTTCTGattcagaggagaaaaagatgttGTTCAAAGGTCATGCTTGATGGCCTTTGATGACAAAGCACACATATTCATTACCCGATGGCCATATTtgtgaatattaaaacaatCTCTGTACGCATTagaaacattcatttcagtCACCACCCTGTTAAATAgattgttccaaaaaaaaaagaagaagaattaacTGGTTTCTAATGGCCCCCTCACTTACAAGGAACTTGTAAATTCCGAAAACATAAATCCACAGGAATGAATAACTGTTCCCCTAACCCTGTTGAATATTCATTAACTGACTGGTTGATGTCATCGCTCGATGAGTAAAATATACTAAGCATCCTGacatgtttgtgaaatgtgcaaGTGAAAGTCATAATGACAAAATCTGTGTTAGCTTACATATTTGACATTCTGATATGGATCTGTGTCAAAGCCATTGCCATCAATTAATAATTGATATTGAGCAAAATACAGGGTACACATTAGTTAGGTTACAAGGTAGAAATGTAAGTGAATGTTCTTTGCAACACTTGACTAATACTAACCCtaatgtggacacacacacattgacctGGAAAACCATATGACAAAAGGTTGAACATAAATTCTTAAATCACCACATTCAACAGAAAGACTAGTTAGATGTCACTGTGTTTAAGGgccattttgtacatttttcatattgtaaatATCTCAGTTTGAACTTTTATCAGCTGCGTTTGAAGTTGGCTCCTCTTATTTCTAGATTTAGTTGACAGTTGTTGGCATACTGTTTCTGTCTGTTAACTGGTTGAACTAAGGATTTGCATGCTGTCATTGCAAAATTCTGTTTTATTAAAGTAtgtctcttcttcttgttgGAGGTTTGTCCGTCAAAATGCGATTGGAGAAAGGAAACACAGCGAGGCTGGTATGTTATGTAAATTCTGCAACACTTTGCttttaatgaaatacaaatattgtCATGGAGTAAATAtatgaagggggagggggggggggggcacaaatgATCACAGATTGTGCATTTGGTGGAGTGGATAGAATAAATACTGTAGCTCTACTGAAACATCCATTTAATGAcccatgtctttttttaaactaaaacacaGTTAGGATGGATTCCATAAAGTTCCCCCCTGATGGCTCAAAGAGGATCACTTATAGCAGAGAAGGGATAATAATGaggtgctgctggaggacaTGTGAGGACCTGACTGGCCCAGTGGTGGGTCCTGGCTGCAGGGGCCCCGGAGACCGACCGGCAGGCCTCACTGGTTGTTTGACACACAGCTCAGCAGCATCCCCCTGCTGAGCTGATTGTGTCGGCCCAGGTTGCTTCTCACAGCATGCGGCGCCTCTTCTCTGCAGCGTTCAGTAATTGCTGAGGAGTCAGCCTGCGTAAAATCTAAGAGgatgtgtaaaatcaaagacCTCCTATACCCAAGGAAAAAACACTTTGGGTTTAAGTTAGCTAATATTTGAACAAAGAATATGACAAATGTTAGCCAATTTAATAATCGGTTATGTTGTGAATATTGAATTTGGTCTCTCAAAGGTAGACAGAAGTGGAAATATTGTCACTTCTTACTGAATGCGGATTCAACCTTATTCTTTAGCCTGTGAAACTCTGTGCGGAACTGAGGGTTCACTGCGGCATATATTATCGGGTCACTCAGAGATGTGATACAGGAAACGGACACTGACAGGATCTCCACATCCTGAATGATCtttatctggaaaaaaaaataagagagaggtaaaaaaataaatatgttacAGGTCATTCGATAGACTTTGTGTAATGTTATCagctattacacacacacacacacacacacacacacacacacacacacacatatccatgTTGACCCCTGCCCTTTTGCAAATACTAGATTCCAATTTGCATCTTACTCGAGATGTAATGCTCAGATTTGCATCATGACCTCCGTCATGGTGTTTTGGGAGCTAAGAGTGGGGTCGTGGGTCCGAAGTAGTCGAGAAGCTCTCTGTGTTGCACTTGTTTGACTCACAAAGTGGTGCCAGTAAAGTTGCATCCTTGCTTCAACAAtcactcacctgtgtgttcttgtttttgtgaGCGACAAAATTCACCAGGACCGTTGTGATCAACGGTAACCAGAATAAGAGGAAGGTGACAATTATGTAGCCGGCACGCTTGGCCATTttactttccttctttttgttcGCTCTCTCTTTGCTTGCCTTTGAAGGCATCATGCAAACGGCGCCTTCCACCTCCACGTCTTGCTTGGGGGCTCCTGTTTCTGTCGCGTTGCCGGACACTGCGGGGAACGAGGACACGTGATCTGCGGTAGCGGCCGGGGTTTCTCCACCATTGCTCCTCTCTGCTTGTTTCGGCTCGATCACTAAAGCAGAAGCGGATTCAGGATTTTCGGAGGGAACATGGGGGCTGGTTTCGGTCGTTTCAGAGGCTGCTCTGACAATTGTCACTTTCTCTTTgctttggttttgtgtgttaGAACTTCTGGACACCTCCGGTGGCTCTGCGGTTGAGCTCTGAACACGGCCGACAGCACCTCCATTACACGGTTCTGCTTCAGCTCTTGCGGTGCAGGGGTTGGACCGTTCTGTTTTAAACAGGTCCTCGTCAGTCTGCACTGCCGCCTGCGTTGCAGGAGGGCACGGCTGTTCTGTTTCCAAGTCGGTTATTCCCACTGTGTTTTTCAATTCCGTCGCATTCTCTGAACTGGACGCACATTGTGCAGCTTTCGTTGAGGTCAGCAGAACGGTCGAGGAATCGTTCTTCGATGCACTCGATGCAGCTTGTGTCACCAGCGCCACCTGAGTCTGGTTTTGCTCAGACTTTCCATTTTCCGCAACTGTGGTTTCTTCGATCTTTTGTTTATCTTccgctttgtgtgttttgggaggTAGAACAGTGCCTTTGTCAAATATTTTGCGATTGTGTGATCTCACAATGGCAAATATGCGAGCGTAGAAGCCAATGATAACACCAAAGCAGGCTGCCCACAGCGGGAACAGCATGTAAAGTCCGAAGGTGTCATACGAGGTGGACACATCCCCCTGCAATCCTTTGCATCTGATGAACACTGGTGAGTCCTTCACGAATAAAAGACAAGAAACAGCCACCGCAATAGCCACGGTCCATGTGAGAGGAATCAGCACTGTAATCCGTTTTCTCCGTTGACTAGTTTTGAAGGGTTGTGCAATGGCTTGGTGTCTCTCTGCACTGATGCATGCCAGCGTTAACAGTTGGACACAGCAGCTGAAGCAGAAAGAGGCCACTTGTGCCTCACAGATCATCTCGTCCACATGTCCGTTCTGATGCACGGCCAAGACGATGGTTAAGAGAATGGGGCAGTCAACCACACACCGCAGAATGTCTATGATTGCCAGGTTCACCACCAGTGCATTGATCGAAGTTTGCAGTGATTTTTGGTGATAAACTGCAATGatcacaaaaatatttgcacaaaTTCCCACAGCAGAAGTTACCAGTAGAATCAAGCTGTTTGCCAACACAAAGGTGATGTCAACGTACTCCTCCCAAACGGTGTCGTTCCTACAGTCCCATGCAGGTGCCTGCGCGGCTCTCATCTCCAAGTTCAAAGAGCCGACATATTTAGTTCTGTATCTCGATTCGCTGACCGAACGCATATTAAGACAAGTGATTCTCCGCTGAATGACTAAGATTAATGGGTGAACC contains:
- the LOC118315409 gene encoding uncharacterized protein LOC118315409, which encodes MRAAQAPAWDCRNDTVWEEYVDITFVLANSLILLVTSAVGICANIFVIIAVYHQKSLQTSINALVVNLAIIDILRCVVDCPILLTIVLAVHQNGHVDEMICEAQVASFCFSCCVQLLTLACISAERHQAIAQPFKTSQRRKRITVLIPLTWTVAIAVAVSCLLFVKDSPVFIRCKGLQGDVSTSYDTFGLYMLFPLWAACFGVIIGFYARIFAIVRSHNRKIFDKGTVLPPKTHKAEDKQKIEETTVAENGKSEQNQTQVALVTQAASSASKNDSSTVLLTSTKAAQCASSSENATELKNTVGITDLETEQPCPPATQAAVQTDEDLFKTERSNPCTARAEAEPCNGGAVGRVQSSTAEPPEVSRSSNTQNQSKEKVTIVRAASETTETSPHVPSENPESASALVIEPKQAERSNGGETPAATADHVSSFPAVSGNATETGAPKQDVEVEGAVCMMPSKASKERANKKKESKMAKRAGYIIVTFLLFWLPLITTVLVNFVAHKNKNTQIKIIQDVEILSVSVSCITSLSDPIIYAAVNPQFRTEFHRLKNKVESAFSKK